The Lysobacter gummosus sequence GGCGTTGTGGTCTACGCCTTCCAATTTGCTGATCTATCGTCTTACCGAAGCGGGCAAGCAGGATATCGACAGCATCTGCGAGGTGTTGGATCGGTATCCGGAGTTGCGGTCTTCTCGGGTGCAGTTGCAGCCGCCGCCTGGCAGTACTACTCGGGTGCGGTTCTTTCAGTGTCGCGCTTATTGATCGCGGGGACGCGCTAGGCGCTTCACGCAAGATCGAACGCTATAAGCAGATCGAACGCTAGCTAAAAAAGAACCGGATTGCCCGGCTCTTAGGGTGTCCTTCGGTCTCGCGAGTTAATAGCTACGCCGGGCCAAAGCTTTGCTACAGCTAAAAAAAGAGCCGGGATTACCGGCTCTTTTTTGTTTGTCCGCCGACGGCGGTTTACCAGTGCACGCCGCGCATCAGTGAGGCGAAGGCGATTTGTTCGTTGCTGGCGTGTTCGTCCTTGAGGCCCTTTCTGTCGCCCTTGGCGGCGGCGGAATCGGGGAACAGTTCGAAGGCGGTGCTCATGACCACTTCGTAGGCCTTCGGCGCCAGGGCGTTGACCACCGAGGCGAAGATGCCCAGGCGGGTGGCGATGCGGCTCGGGCGTTCGATGATGCCCTTGACCACCAGGTCGGCGGCTTCGTCGGGGGTCAGGGTCGGCACGCTGTCGTACATCTTGGTCGGCGCGATCATCGGGGTCTTCACCAGCGGCATGTTGATGGTGGTGAAGCTGATGCCCTTGCCCGACAACTCGCCCTGGGCGCAGCGGCTCCATGCGTCCAGCGCCGCCTTCGAGGCGACGTAGGCCGAGAACCGCGGCGAATTGGCCAGCACGCCGATCGAGGAGATGTTGATGATGTGGCCCTTGCGGCGCTCGGTCATCTTCGGCATGAAGCCCATGATCAGGCGCAGGCTGCCGAAATAATTGAGCTGCATGGTGCGTTCGAAATCGTGGAAGCGATCGTAGCTGAGCTCGATCGAACGCCGGATCGAACGGCCGGCGTTGTTGACCAGGATATCGACGTGGCCGTGATCGGCCAGCACCTGCTTGACCAGGCGGTCGCAATCGGCCATGTCGGCCAAGTCGGCGGTGTAGGCGAATACCTTGCCGCCCAACGCCTTCATCTCGTCGCGGGCCTTGAACAATTCGGCCTCGCCGCGCGCGACGATCACCGTCACCGCGCCGGCCGCGGCGACCTTCTCCGCGGTCGCAAGGCCGATGCCCGAGGAACCGCCGGTGATCACCACGACCTTGTTGCGGACCTTCCCCTTGAGGGTGCGATCGACGAACAGGTCCGGGTCCAGATGCCGTTCCCAGTAGTCCCACAGCCGCCAGGCGTAGCTGTCCAGGTTCGGGACCTTGATCCCGCTGCCGCGCAGCGCGCGCTCGGTCTCGCGATTGTCGAACCGGGTCGGATAGGTGATGAACTTCATCACTTCCTTCGGGATCTTGAAGTCGCGCAGCAGCATGCCGATGAAACGCTTGACCGGCGGCAGGTTGGTCACCGCGCCGCGGATGCCGGCCGGCACGAAGGCGAACATGCGCGCGTCGATGCGCATGGTCATCTCCGGCGTATGGCCGGCGCGGGCGAAGGTGTTGAGCACCTCGCCGACGCGCTGCGGCTCCGGATCGGTCAAATGGAAGCAGTGGCCGTCGAGCTTGGGCTTGTGCGCGATGTGGTCCATCGCATCGACCACGTAGTCCACCGGGATGATGTTGATGCGGCCGCCTTCCAGGCCCAGCATCGGCATCCACGGCGGCAGCATCTCGCGCAGCTTCTTGAGGAAGGTGAAGAAGTAGTACGGGCCGTCGATCTTGTCCATCTCGCCGGTCTGCGAATGGCCGACCACCATGCCCGGGCGATAGATGCGCCACTTGACCCGCTTTTCGTTGCGGACCAGGCCTTCGGAATCGTGTTTGGTGCGCAGGTACGGATCGTCCAGGCCTTCGGCCTCGTCGAACATGTCCTCGCGGAACACGCCCGAATACAGGCCGGCGGCGGCGATCGAACTGGTGTGGTGGAAGCAGCCGGCGGCGATGGCCGCGGCCAGGTCCAGCGCGTGCTGGGTGCCGTCGATGTTGGCCACGCGCTGGGCCTGCGCGCTGGCGGTAAGGTCGTAGATCGCGGCCAGATGGAAGAAATGCTTGATCTTGCCGTTCAACGCGCGCAGTTGCGCGGCGGTGAGGCCGCACTTGGGCTGGGTCATGTCGCCCGCGACCGGGATCACACGTTTGAGATCCCAGCCCATCTTCTTGGCGGTGGCATCGAATTTCTTTTGCGAATCCTTGCGCACCAGCACGTGGATCGTGCCCTTGCGTTTGAGCAAGTTGCTGACGAGAAAGCGACCGATGAAACCCGTCGCGCCGGTGACGAAATAGCTCATACCCCTCTCCTGGATGGCCCCGATCGGCCGCCGCTGCGGCGGCATGACGCTACGGTGCCAGAGCCTGAGCGCAGTAACAATTCTTTTCCGTATTGACCGCGCCGCTCCGTATTGACCGCCTGGGGAGCGCGTGCTGTTATGCCGCTTCACCCTGGTGCCCAGGAGAGGCCGCCCGTGTCCGACATCCAGTCCGCGTTCGAACAAGCCGCAAAAGACGTCCAAGCCCTGCCCGACCGTCCGGATAACGACACCCTGCTGCGCCTGTACGCGCTGTACAAGCAAGGCGCCGAAGGCGACGTCAACGGGCCCAAGCCTGGGTTCTTCGATTTCGTCGGCACCGCCAAGTACGAGGCCTGGGAAAAGCTCAAGGGCACCGCGCAGGACGAGGCGAAGAAGAAATACGTCGATCTGGTCAAGAAACTGCGCGGCTGACGCCGCGCCCGCCCCGTCCCTCTTACCTAGGCAGCCCGATGGCGAAACAGACCCGCCAGCGCATCCTCGATGCTGCGTTGACCATGTTCAACGCGCAGGGCGAGCCCAACGTCACCACCAACCATATCGCCGACGAGCTGGAGATCAGCCCGGGCAATCTGTACTACCACTTCCGCAACAAGGACGACATCATCGAGCAGTTGTTCGCGCGCTTCGAGGAGCGCATGGACGCCGCGCTCGCCGCGCCCCAGGGGCGCCTGCCCGGACTCGAGGACATCTGGCTGCAGTTGCACCTGGTGTTCGAATGCATCTGGGACTACCGCTTCCTGTACCGCGATCTGGTCGAGATCCTCAGCCGCAACCGCCGCCTGCGCCTGCGCTTCGCGCGCATCCTCAAGCGCGCCGATGAACAGGCGCATCTGGTCATGCGGGGTTTGTCGCAGGCCGGAGTCATGCGGGCTTCCGGGGATGAATTGGCCGCGACCGCGACCAATGTGCTGGTCATCGCGACCTTCTGGCTCAACTACGCCGCCGCGCGCGGCGACAAGGACGAACACGCGGCGATCCGCGACGGCATCGTCCAGGTGATGATGCTGCTCTCGCCGTTCCTTCGCGATGCCGAACGGCTGCATCTGAATACGCTGATCCGGGCTTATCTGGACTGATCGGGCCCGGCCGCTTCGGCCAGTACAGTTGTCACTGACCCGCGCCCGCGTCCGGGCGCACACTGCCGCGGCCGCGACGGCGCGCCGCCGTCGCTCCCTGCCCCGCGGAGCCGCCCCCATGCGCAAGCTGACCTTGCAGATGCAGATGTCCGTCGATGGCAGCGTCGCCGCCGAGCGCGACGGCTGGCAACTGTGGGGCTTCGACTGGCGCGGCCCCTGGGCCTGGGACGCGGCCTTGAAGCAGCGCTTCAACGCCACCTTGGACCGCATCGACGGTCTGGTGCTGAGCCGGCCGATGGCCGAGGAAGGCTTCATCGACCATTGGACGGCCGCCGCCGCGCATCATCCGGACGACCGCGATTTCGACTTCACGCGCAAGATCCTCGCCCTGGACAAGATCGTGATCAGCGACAAGATCGAACAGCCGTGCTGGCCGCGCACACGCATCGCCGGCGGCGGCCTGGCGCGGGAAGTGAACGCGCTCAAGGCCCAGCCCGGCAAGGGGCTGATCTGCTACGGCGGCGTCGGTTTCGCCTCGGCGCTGACCGCGGCCGGGCTGGTGGATGAATTCGAGTTCTATCTCAATCCCGCCGCGGCCGGCGCGGGTCGCTCGCTGTTTCCGCAGGACGGGCTGGCGCTGAGCCTGCTGGATTCGCAGGCCTACGAGTGCGGGATGATCGTCAACCGCTATCGGCCGCGCGATCGCGGCTGAGCTTCGACCGGCACCCTGGCCGGCGACGAACGAAGGGCGCCATCGCGGCGCCCTTCGATGTTTCTTTCGATGTTCCGGCCTGATCCGCGGCGATCGCATCGCCGGGACCGTGGCCGCGCCGCGATCAGGCCTTGCGGCTGCGGCGCGCGGCCGGCTTGCGCGCGGTGCGGCGCGAAACCGGCTTCTTCGCCGCCGGCTTGCGCGACTTGCGCTGGGTGCGGGGTTTGCCGCTCTTCAGGCCCAACTTGTCCAGCACCGGGGCCAGACGCGCCTCGACCTCGGCGCTGAACTTGATGACCTTGGGTTCGACCTGATCGCGCACGTTCTCGATCCCGCCGCGCACGTTGCTGCGCGCGTCGGAGGCCAGATCGCGCACGCGCTGTTGCAGCGCCTCGACCCGACCGGCCGCGCGGCCGGCGCCGGCGAGCGCTTCGCGGCGCGCGATCACGGCCAGACCCAGACCGGCCAGCCACAGGTGACGCAGCGTGGTTTCGTTCGCTGCCACCGGCTTCTTGCGTTTCACAGCTGCCATCGTTTGCTCCGCCGACCGCCCGGAATGGGCGGTTCCACCAGCGCACTGTGGCCGCGCCCCATCGAGCAATCACACTAGCCGCTTCAGTTTGCGCACAGCCTGCGCGCTGCCTCTTGCCAGCGCCCCCGCCGCGGCGGGATGCTGCCCTCCCGATCCGATCCGTTCGACAAGGACTGCAGATGGCCGCCAAATCCGCCTGGGCCGCTTTTCCTCACGATGCCAAGGG is a genomic window containing:
- a CDS encoding SDR family oxidoreductase, producing MSYFVTGATGFIGRFLVSNLLKRKGTIHVLVRKDSQKKFDATAKKMGWDLKRVIPVAGDMTQPKCGLTAAQLRALNGKIKHFFHLAAIYDLTASAQAQRVANIDGTQHALDLAAAIAAGCFHHTSSIAAAGLYSGVFREDMFDEAEGLDDPYLRTKHDSEGLVRNEKRVKWRIYRPGMVVGHSQTGEMDKIDGPYYFFTFLKKLREMLPPWMPMLGLEGGRINIIPVDYVVDAMDHIAHKPKLDGHCFHLTDPEPQRVGEVLNTFARAGHTPEMTMRIDARMFAFVPAGIRGAVTNLPPVKRFIGMLLRDFKIPKEVMKFITYPTRFDNRETERALRGSGIKVPNLDSYAWRLWDYWERHLDPDLFVDRTLKGKVRNKVVVITGGSSGIGLATAEKVAAAGAVTVIVARGEAELFKARDEMKALGGKVFAYTADLADMADCDRLVKQVLADHGHVDILVNNAGRSIRRSIELSYDRFHDFERTMQLNYFGSLRLIMGFMPKMTERRKGHIINISSIGVLANSPRFSAYVASKAALDAWSRCAQGELSGKGISFTTINMPLVKTPMIAPTKMYDSVPTLTPDEAADLVVKGIIERPSRIATRLGIFASVVNALAPKAYEVVMSTAFELFPDSAAAKGDRKGLKDEHASNEQIAFASLMRGVHW
- a CDS encoding acyl-CoA-binding protein, with amino-acid sequence MPLHPGAQERPPVSDIQSAFEQAAKDVQALPDRPDNDTLLRLYALYKQGAEGDVNGPKPGFFDFVGTAKYEAWEKLKGTAQDEAKKKYVDLVKKLRG
- a CDS encoding TetR/AcrR family transcriptional regulator gives rise to the protein MAKQTRQRILDAALTMFNAQGEPNVTTNHIADELEISPGNLYYHFRNKDDIIEQLFARFEERMDAALAAPQGRLPGLEDIWLQLHLVFECIWDYRFLYRDLVEILSRNRRLRLRFARILKRADEQAHLVMRGLSQAGVMRASGDELAATATNVLVIATFWLNYAAARGDKDEHAAIRDGIVQVMMLLSPFLRDAERLHLNTLIRAYLD
- a CDS encoding dihydrofolate reductase family protein produces the protein MRKLTLQMQMSVDGSVAAERDGWQLWGFDWRGPWAWDAALKQRFNATLDRIDGLVLSRPMAEEGFIDHWTAAAAHHPDDRDFDFTRKILALDKIVISDKIEQPCWPRTRIAGGGLAREVNALKAQPGKGLICYGGVGFASALTAAGLVDEFEFYLNPAAAGAGRSLFPQDGLALSLLDSQAYECGMIVNRYRPRDRG